Proteins encoded in a region of the Hypomesus transpacificus isolate Combined female chromosome 17, fHypTra1, whole genome shotgun sequence genome:
- the cbx8a gene encoding chromobox protein homolog 8a encodes MGCVELNSESSGKKKIYINDIEVNMELSAVGERVFAAESIIKRRIRRGRLEYLVKWKGWSQKYSTWEPEENILDARLFAAFEERERERELFGPKKRGPKPETFLLKAKAKARVKTYEFRREIPRGIQVSYPVPEPVFTPRAREGLRAVVPTIFPPSTVNRGESVRVRPSGPERRPRLASQSSFGVEEFVNVPKKRGPKPKVGLHFDINSDSSSTVPANKSRLGEVEEYGLSKTPRHYPHEEETSNKSAMQLTRKFQEDTTITQKASSAQRQVGTASHSRMNRDNGHPLMAGPEHQSHRTNNCPGAISIQHPKLKHLSKNYRHNSDSINQEQSTVVAKIPESINVDKPSEVSWTPCLGNLEKVVVTDVTTNLLTVTIKESSTDQGFFKPKR; translated from the exons ATGGGATGTGTGGAATTAAACAGCGAGAGCagtggaaagaaaaaaatatatataaacgaCATTGAAGTAAACATGGAGCTGTCGGCTGTTGGGGAGAGAGTCTTCGCTGCCGAGTCCATCATTAAACGACGTATACGACGG GGACGATTGGAATATCTTGTGAAATGGAAGGGCTGGTCTCAGAA GTATAGCACCTGGGAACCCGAGGAAAACATTCTCGATGCAAGGCTCTTCGCAGCATTCGAAGAGAG GGAACGCGAGAGGGAATTATTTGGGCCGAAGAAGAGAGGGCCCAAACCTGAAACATTTCTGCTGAAG gcCAAAGCTAAAGCAAGAGTAAAGACATATGAATTCCGGAGAGAAATTCCAAGGGGTATTCAAGTTTCATACCCTGTCCCAGAGCCTGTCTTTACGCCAAGAGCTCGAGAGGGGTTAAGAGCCGTTGTCCCCACAATATTTCCTCCAAGCACTGTCAACAGAGGGGAGAGTGTGCGTGTAAGACCCTCGGGGCCTGAGAGAAGGCCTCGACTTGCCTCTCAATCCTCATTCGGGGTGGAGGAATTTGTTAATGTCCCCAAAAAAAGAGGGCCAAAGCCCAAAGTGGGCTTACATTTTGACATAAATTCTGACAGCTCTTCAACCGTACCTGCAAATAAGAGCAGGTTGGGGGAGGTGGAAGAATATGGTCTGTCGAAAACACCAAGGCATTATCCTCACGAGGAAGAAACTTCAAATAAAAGCGCTATGCAGCTAACACGAAAGTTTCAAGAAGACACAACCATCACGCAAAAAGCAAGCAGTGCGCAAAGGCAAGTGGGGACAGCATCCCACTCACGCATGAACCGAGACAACGGACACCCCCTCATGGCCGGACCTGAACATCAAAGCCACAGGACTAACAACTGCCCAGGTGCCATATCTATTCAACACCCCAAGTTGAAACACTTATCTAAGAACTATCGACACAACAGTGATTCCATAAATCAAGAACAGTCCACCGTAGTTGCCAAAATACCTGAATCAATTAATGTTGACAAGCCCTCAGAGGTGTCTTGGAccccatgtctgggaaacttaGAGAAGGTGGTGGTGACAGATGTGACAACAAACCTTTTGACAGTCACCATAAAAGAGAGCAGCACGGACCAAGGTTTTTTTAAGCCTAAAAGATGA
- the cbx4 gene encoding E3 SUMO-protein ligase CBX4, giving the protein MELPAAGEHVFAVEGIEKKRIRKGRIEYLVKWRGWSPKYNTWEPEENILDPRLLVAFQNRERQEQMMGYHKRGPKPKHPLVQVPSFARRSCIPAGFEETSQDAENRLKSDLVQMQRSQPQQYQLNSKKHHQYQPNSQEVPADQVANGKKKYFYQLNSKKHHHYQPDPKMYDAQSTRPKEVKVQEAVSKPSNPGWNLPPALQQKWVRDKDTGCLSKVKDLVVETKKPLSSLSEGESELAVKPGPKEASLPSALSSKMKIIKNKNKNGRIVIVMSKYMDGNKAQSSKGKQEDPEREEQQQNTKQLENYPSDRSKTTGILHQDNSVPKEICNGSSPPAAEHPEKCCPKERHFSKPSPSTAEEYNTEVARGQADLPDDVPLQLTPRSPPTPWAMDTSIPTRTTVDHIRIPSIPIDRKRKLSEPVVDRSVCKKVLSSRSLSVPSAALSPPQDKPMDLHCSGPRLSSGCEVTDQTSQDEPMDLSCPKNKKQPELELAPAPEPDVKTSITMEEESDRISERTKAEPTLTFSPFMGNIIITDVTTNSLTVTFKEYVPV; this is encoded by the exons ATGGAACTACCTGCAGCCGGAGAGCATGTCTTTGCGGTAGAAGGCATTGAAAAAAAACGCATTCGGAAG GGTAGAATAGAGTATCTCGTGAAGTGGAGAGGGTGGTCTCCCAA ATACAACACATGGGAGCCGGAGGAAAACATCCTTGACCCGCGCCTTCTCGTCGCCTTCCAAAACAG agaaagacaggagcAGATGATGGGGTATCACAAACGGGGCCCAAAACCAAAACATCCTTTAGTCCAG GTTCCATCTTTTGCCCGGAGATCCTGTATCCCAGCCGGTTTTGAGGAGACATCCCAGGATGCAGAGAACCGCCTCAAGTCTGACCTGGTCCAGATGCAGAGGTCTCAGCCCCAGCAATATCAGCTGAACAGCAAGAAGCACCACCAATACCAGCCCAACAGCCAGGAGGTCCCCGCTGACCAGGTAGCCAATGGGAAGAAGAAATACTTCTACCAGCTCAACAGCAAGAAGCATCACCATTACCAGCCTGACCCCAAGATGTATGACGCCCAGTCGACCAGACCCAAGGAGGTCAAAGTTCAAGAGGCCGTCAGCAAACCATCTAATCCTGGTTGGAACCTGCCCCCGGCACTGCAGCAGAAATGGGTGCGGGACAAAGACACAGGCTGCCTGAGCAAAGTCAAAGACCTGGTTGTGGAGACCAAGAAACCACTGTCCAGCCTCAGTGAGGGTGAGAGCGAACTAGCCGTAAAGCCTGGCCCCAAAGAGGCATCCCTACCCAGTGCCCTCAGTAGCAAGATGAAGATTATCAAGAACAAAAACAAGAATGGACGCATCGTCATAGTCATGAGCAAATACATGGATGGAAACAAGGCTCAGTCATCAAAGGGTAAACAAGAAGACCCAGAAAGGgaggaacaacaacaaaacaccaagCAGTTAGAGAACTACCCCTCGGACAGATCCAAAACAACTGGAATCTTGCACCAGGACAACAGTGTCCCAAAAGAGATCTGTAATGGCAGTTCACCCCCTGCTGCAGAACACCCGGAAAAATGCTGCCCAAAGGAAAGACATTTCTCTAAACCTTCTCCGAGTACAGCAGAGGAATACAATACTGAAGTAGCAAGGGGTCAGGCGGACTTACCGGATGACGTGCCCCTCCAGCTAACTCCCAGGTCTCCCCCAACACCATGGGCAATGGACACCAGCATCCCTACACGGACGACAGTGGACCACATCCGGATCCCTTCGATCCCCATTGACCGAAAACGGAAGCTGTCTGAGCCTGTGGtggacaggagtgtgtgtaaGAAGGTTCTCAGCTCCAGGAGTCTCAGTGTGCCCAGTGCTGCACTATCTCCGCCCCAGGACAAGCCAATGGACCTCCATTGCAGTGGCCCACGCCTGAGCAGTGGATGTGAGGTTACGGACCAAACTAGTCAGGACGAGCCCATGGACCTTAGTTGTCCAAAGAACAAGAAACAACCTGAGCTAGAACTAGCACCAGCACCTGAGCCTGATGTTAAGACCTCCATCACGATGGAGGAGGAGTCTGACAGAATCTCTGAGAGGACGAAGGCAGAGCCTACCCTGACATTTTCACCTTTCATGGGAAATATTATCATCACGGATGTTACTACAAACAGTCTAACTGTCACATTTAAGGAATATGTTCCTGTATAA